A genomic segment from Mesorhizobium sp. AR02 encodes:
- a CDS encoding sensor histidine kinase has protein sequence MQRRSVRSHLLGLIAAAIIPVWLFAGYLLVQFALHERSRFEQDAVQTAKQVSLVVEGELLNLRTVLDGLSKSAALANGDMQTFNSEALDLVQGTDRVIVLRDLAGRQLMSTEARYGADMPASEPITDHDREEIKTAGIYVSDVFADTRSSTYRVQIVMLVPAPRGKDLLLSISVPTTHIRDVMMPAVPEGWTVGVGDRQGHFVARSKKHEEMSGKPGLPEYVEKVVGRSGSFTSRNIEGARLLAGYYRSSNSDWFYTANLPLSVAQAPLWRSLAAICGIGVLSLLVSIALGYTLGRHFTRATAALVARAEALGLGRRVEPLTTSVAEFAAVSTAMVEADRAIAERRTELEAVLDTVPAAVWFTYDPKALQVIRNRFAAELMGLPTDGSQSFGKPDRVIDTIAVKNGQIVSREDRPLSRAMRGEFVDHEEFTYTLPSGGERFLLSSARPIRNPGGAIVGAVQISLDITERKRGEEHRRLLTNELNHRVKNTLAVVQSIASQTIRNATTLPEAGRTLSSRLVSLAKAHDLLTQQNWSGADLNDLITASVKPHAPIERFQLSGEPAWLPANIALSVALAFHELTTNAIKYGSLSNAIGMVSVCWKVVCQKQHRRLELEWREQGGPPVGTAGRKGFGTQLLNRVFDSGPSDRVTLKFETSGLVCDMRVTLSRRDEGVV, from the coding sequence TTGCAACGTCGATCCGTTCGATCGCATCTGCTTGGCCTGATCGCCGCAGCGATCATCCCTGTATGGCTGTTTGCCGGCTATTTGCTGGTTCAATTCGCCTTACACGAGCGATCCCGTTTCGAGCAGGATGCCGTGCAAACGGCCAAGCAGGTTTCCCTCGTTGTCGAAGGCGAACTCCTCAATCTGCGGACGGTTCTCGATGGCTTGTCGAAATCGGCCGCTCTTGCCAATGGCGATATGCAAACCTTCAACAGCGAGGCGCTCGACCTTGTTCAGGGAACGGACCGCGTCATCGTCTTGCGGGATCTCGCGGGTAGACAGTTAATGAGCACGGAGGCCCGCTACGGCGCAGACATGCCGGCCAGCGAGCCGATAACCGATCACGATCGCGAAGAAATCAAGACTGCCGGCATATACGTCAGCGATGTCTTTGCCGACACGCGTTCGAGCACTTACCGCGTTCAAATCGTCATGCTGGTACCAGCTCCCAGGGGCAAGGATTTGCTTCTTTCAATTTCTGTCCCGACGACACACATCCGCGATGTGATGATGCCGGCCGTACCGGAGGGCTGGACAGTCGGCGTGGGAGATCGTCAAGGACACTTCGTGGCACGTTCAAAGAAGCACGAGGAGATGAGCGGGAAGCCCGGACTGCCAGAATATGTCGAGAAAGTCGTCGGCCGCTCCGGTAGCTTTACATCCCGCAACATCGAAGGCGCGAGGCTGCTAGCCGGATACTACAGATCGTCCAACTCAGACTGGTTCTATACAGCCAACCTACCGCTCTCGGTAGCGCAAGCCCCGCTGTGGCGATCGCTGGCCGCCATTTGCGGCATCGGCGTCCTCTCACTTCTGGTCTCGATCGCGCTCGGATACACATTGGGTAGGCATTTTACCCGCGCCACTGCAGCTCTTGTCGCTCGCGCCGAGGCGCTTGGGCTTGGACGCAGGGTCGAACCCCTAACTACCTCCGTTGCCGAATTTGCCGCTGTCTCGACTGCGATGGTTGAGGCGGATCGGGCCATAGCCGAACGCCGGACCGAGCTGGAAGCGGTTTTGGACACGGTGCCGGCGGCGGTGTGGTTCACCTATGATCCCAAAGCGCTACAGGTAATCCGCAACCGCTTCGCGGCGGAGCTGATGGGGTTGCCGACCGACGGTTCGCAATCCTTTGGCAAGCCGGACCGTGTGATCGACACCATAGCCGTCAAGAATGGGCAAATCGTCAGCCGCGAGGACCGACCGCTCAGCCGCGCAATGCGCGGAGAGTTTGTTGACCACGAAGAGTTTACCTACACGCTTCCATCAGGGGGCGAACGCTTCTTGCTCTCAAGCGCGCGCCCGATCCGAAATCCGGGTGGCGCAATTGTTGGTGCCGTCCAAATCAGCCTGGATATCACTGAGCGTAAACGCGGCGAAGAGCACCGCAGATTGCTGACAAACGAACTAAACCACCGTGTCAAGAATACGCTTGCGGTCGTCCAATCCATCGCAAGCCAGACCATCCGCAACGCCACGACCTTGCCCGAGGCCGGACGCACGCTTTCAAGCCGGCTCGTCTCGCTGGCAAAGGCGCATGACCTGCTGACACAGCAGAATTGGAGCGGGGCCGATCTGAACGACCTGATTACGGCGTCCGTCAAGCCACATGCGCCAATCGAGCGGTTTCAACTCAGCGGCGAGCCGGCATGGCTTCCGGCCAACATTGCCCTTTCAGTGGCTTTGGCGTTCCACGAGCTTACGACCAATGCGATCAAATACGGTTCATTGTCGAATGCGATCGGGATGGTTTCGGTCTGCTGGAAGGTTGTCTGCCAAAAACAGCATCGCCGGCTTGAGCTGGAATGGCGTGAGCAGGGAGGTCCGCCGGTTGGGACTGCCGGAAGGAAGGGTTTTGGCACACAGCTCCTTAATCGGGTGTTCGATTCCGGCCCTTCGGACCGCGTCACATTGAAGTTCGAGACGTCGGGGCTGGTTTGCGACATGCGCGTGACCTTGTCTCGCCGGGATGAGGGTGTCGTGTGA
- a CDS encoding inorganic diphosphatase, whose protein sequence is MRDFLKLPTTTGGLIRVVVETPRGAEAKLAYDPASRVFSYVRPLPVGMSYPYDWGFIPSTLGEDGDPLDGLVIHQAATAPGVVIKCQLLGALRVKQKDQDGQALRNDRFIFCPHKEDAEDETADQVPEHLRREIEQFFLSSVLGTGKTIKFKGWQGAANALKAIRKGMKAFARTN, encoded by the coding sequence ATGCGCGACTTTCTAAAGCTGCCAACGACAACGGGTGGCCTGATCAGGGTGGTGGTTGAAACCCCTCGTGGTGCTGAGGCCAAATTAGCCTATGATCCAGCGTCCCGGGTCTTTAGCTATGTCCGGCCCCTGCCGGTTGGAATGAGTTACCCCTACGACTGGGGGTTTATCCCTTCGACGCTGGGCGAGGATGGTGACCCCCTCGATGGCCTCGTTATTCATCAGGCTGCTACCGCCCCAGGTGTGGTTATCAAATGCCAGTTGCTTGGTGCGCTGCGTGTCAAGCAGAAGGACCAGGACGGCCAGGCCCTGCGCAATGATCGTTTTATTTTCTGCCCTCATAAAGAGGATGCAGAGGACGAGACTGCTGACCAAGTGCCCGAGCACCTCAGGCGGGAAATCGAGCAGTTCTTTCTCTCCTCGGTGCTTGGCACCGGCAAAACCATCAAGTTCAAGGGCTGGCAGGGGGCGGCGAACGCTCTAAAAGCGATCAGGAAGGGCATGAAAGCCTTTGCCCGTACCAACTGA
- a CDS encoding YihY/virulence factor BrkB family protein, with product MPAKPPGHTEGKSLIDREAERHAANSSKARLTTAGEVGQERGREAEWPSQIPALGWKDIAWRVWEEFNKDRMLLVAAGATFYLLLALFPALAAFMSLYGFVADPVTVADHVSYLAGLLPSTGLDLIRQQLQALAHQNTSALGVGFFVGLSIALWSANSGIKALFDAMNIAYAETEKRSFLRLNIMSIGFTMGALMIGIVLLLAVGVVPVVLSYLYLDKWAEVLFVLGRWPILMLAVLTGISLIYRFGPSRAKAKWRWLSWGAVMATLVWLVASWLFSFYLQHFANYNVTYGSLGAVVGLMMWTWISVVILIVGAAVNAEMEHQTSRDSTTGPPLPMGQRGAVVADSLGKVAE from the coding sequence ATGCCAGCAAAACCACCTGGGCACACAGAAGGCAAATCTCTTATTGACAGGGAGGCGGAACGCCACGCGGCAAATTCGTCCAAGGCTCGCTTAACGACTGCAGGTGAGGTCGGGCAAGAGCGAGGCAGGGAGGCTGAATGGCCATCCCAGATTCCTGCTCTGGGTTGGAAGGATATCGCTTGGCGCGTGTGGGAGGAATTCAACAAGGATCGCATGCTGCTCGTGGCGGCTGGTGCCACTTTCTACCTGCTGCTTGCTCTGTTTCCGGCTTTAGCGGCCTTTATGTCTTTATACGGGTTTGTAGCCGATCCAGTAACCGTAGCCGATCACGTTTCCTATCTCGCCGGCTTGCTTCCTTCGACCGGACTCGATCTCATTCGTCAGCAACTGCAAGCGTTGGCACATCAGAACACCAGCGCTCTTGGCGTAGGGTTTTTCGTCGGCCTGTCTATTGCATTGTGGAGCGCCAACAGCGGTATCAAAGCGCTTTTCGACGCCATGAACATCGCCTACGCGGAGACTGAAAAACGCAGCTTTCTCAGACTAAACATCATGTCGATCGGCTTCACCATGGGTGCCTTGATGATCGGCATCGTTTTGCTCCTGGCCGTCGGGGTGGTTCCCGTCGTCTTGTCGTACCTGTATCTCGACAAATGGGCAGAAGTGCTCTTCGTTTTAGGGCGGTGGCCGATTCTCATGCTGGCCGTACTCACCGGGATATCGCTCATTTATCGGTTCGGCCCGAGCCGGGCGAAAGCCAAATGGCGCTGGCTGAGTTGGGGTGCCGTGATGGCAACGCTGGTCTGGTTGGTCGCGTCGTGGCTGTTCTCTTTCTATCTGCAGCATTTCGCCAATTACAACGTAACATACGGGTCATTAGGCGCCGTGGTCGGCTTAATGATGTGGACCTGGATTTCGGTCGTCATTCTCATTGTCGGCGCCGCGGTCAACGCTGAAATGGAACATCAGACATCGCGCGATTCAACCACCGGGCCGCCATTGCCGATGGGCCAGCGAGGGGCGGTGGTTGCCGATAGTCTTGGCAAGGTCGCTGAGTGA
- a CDS encoding ABC-type transport auxiliary lipoprotein family protein produces the protein MALLALGLAGCAALGGKPAPLDTFELSAPSIDAHGPSRRQILIAQPSALKALDSQNIVIKPSDRSIQYLKGAQWADRLPLIVQARLAETFQRSGSFTGVGKPGEGLAIDYQVIVEIRSFEVRVNGGEHAEVNLSVRILNDRNGEVRASKSFTAWAHVSGSGNPAYVNALDSAFGDAVKDVVRWTDTVI, from the coding sequence TTGGCGTTGCTTGCGCTTGGGCTCGCCGGTTGCGCGGCGTTGGGAGGCAAACCCGCGCCGCTGGATACGTTCGAGCTGTCCGCCCCCTCGATCGATGCGCATGGCCCCAGCCGCCGCCAGATCCTGATCGCCCAGCCTTCCGCGCTCAAGGCGCTGGACAGCCAGAACATCGTCATCAAGCCGTCTGATCGCTCGATCCAGTATCTCAAGGGCGCGCAATGGGCCGACCGGCTGCCGCTGATCGTGCAGGCGCGACTGGCCGAGACTTTTCAGCGCTCCGGCAGCTTTACCGGCGTCGGCAAGCCGGGCGAGGGGCTGGCGATCGATTATCAGGTGATCGTCGAAATCCGCTCCTTCGAAGTCCGCGTCAATGGCGGCGAGCATGCCGAGGTCAATTTGTCCGTACGCATTCTGAACGACCGCAACGGCGAGGTGCGCGCCTCGAAGAGTTTTACCGCTTGGGCACATGTCTCGGGCAGTGGCAATCCGGCCTATGTCAACGCGCTGGACAGCGCCTTCGGCGACGCGGTGAAGGATGTCGTGCGCTGGACGGATACGGTGATCTGA
- a CDS encoding DUF2062 domain-containing protein: protein MLFRRRNPDGFFERLRTYMWPRSSFSRSLQYFSKRILRLNATPHAVAAGVAAGVFASFFPVGFHFAIAALLCWLIAGNLAAAALGAVVFGNPLTFPLLWGASWETGKIMLHDRLPSHGPPAHLSEMLHNLSFSQLWGPVLKPMLIGAVPLGLIFGLLFYGITRWCMTAFREQRRKRLSEKASRLLQQEDNPILPTLPRPPERL, encoded by the coding sequence GTGCTCTTTCGACGCCGGAACCCTGATGGTTTCTTCGAGCGCTTACGCACTTATATGTGGCCGCGCAGTTCCTTCTCGCGCTCGCTCCAGTACTTTTCAAAGCGCATCCTGCGGCTGAACGCCACTCCACACGCCGTGGCGGCTGGGGTCGCGGCGGGGGTCTTCGCCTCATTCTTCCCGGTGGGTTTCCATTTCGCAATTGCCGCCCTCCTGTGCTGGCTGATCGCAGGAAACCTGGCGGCGGCCGCACTTGGCGCAGTTGTGTTCGGCAATCCGTTGACGTTTCCCCTGTTGTGGGGTGCCTCCTGGGAGACCGGCAAGATCATGTTGCACGACCGTCTGCCAAGTCACGGCCCGCCTGCGCATCTGAGCGAGATGTTGCATAACCTTTCGTTTTCGCAATTGTGGGGACCGGTGCTCAAGCCGATGCTGATCGGCGCGGTGCCGCTTGGGCTGATCTTTGGCCTGTTGTTCTATGGCATCACGCGCTGGTGCATGACTGCTTTCCGCGAACAGAGGCGCAAACGGCTGTCCGAAAAGGCGAGTCGGCTTCTTCAGCAAGAAGACAACCCAATACTGCCCACTCTCCCTAGGCCGCCTGAAAGGCTATGA
- a CDS encoding magnesium transporter CorA family protein — MALPEMLSIYPQSNSPKATKRALWLDLIDPDTAEVKEVEGLALVALPSRENLSEIESSSRLKARDGVLTMSVPIVTHVEGGPPLIAPLGFVLSRERLITVRFSTLPAVDAVAGRFADPGEPPTSSLEVFIDLCEELIGRLADALEQAATDLRTLSATAFHVPDSQGRKAIRSNNVIRAQLRHVGRLGDALSEKRDALLALGRAIDFACGMTAGWGDGELASRMDGLKLDVASLDNYEVHLSDKVQFLLDAMVGLIGIAQNDIFKILTIVSIVGIPPTLMASIYGMNFKSMPEYDWAFGYPYGLGMIALSAIIPLAWFKWRGWF, encoded by the coding sequence ATGGCACTTCCAGAAATGTTGAGCATCTATCCGCAGAGCAACTCCCCGAAAGCGACCAAAAGGGCGCTCTGGCTGGATCTTATCGACCCCGATACGGCCGAGGTGAAAGAGGTCGAGGGGCTGGCCCTCGTGGCCCTCCCAAGCCGGGAAAATCTCAGCGAGATCGAAAGCTCAAGCCGACTAAAAGCCCGGGACGGCGTGCTTACCATGAGCGTTCCGATCGTCACCCATGTCGAAGGCGGCCCGCCGCTGATCGCTCCCCTCGGCTTTGTGCTCTCGCGAGAGCGCTTGATCACCGTTCGCTTCTCGACTTTGCCGGCCGTTGACGCAGTTGCTGGTCGCTTCGCCGATCCCGGCGAGCCACCGACGTCAAGCCTTGAGGTGTTCATCGATCTTTGCGAGGAGCTTATCGGCCGCCTTGCCGACGCCCTTGAACAGGCGGCGACGGACCTACGGACCCTCTCTGCAACCGCTTTTCACGTCCCGGACAGCCAGGGGCGTAAGGCCATTCGCTCGAACAATGTCATTCGCGCCCAGCTCCGCCATGTTGGCAGGTTGGGTGACGCTCTCTCGGAAAAGCGTGATGCGTTACTTGCCCTTGGACGCGCCATCGATTTTGCGTGCGGGATGACGGCAGGCTGGGGCGATGGAGAACTCGCGTCACGTATGGACGGCCTCAAGCTCGACGTGGCGTCGCTCGACAATTACGAGGTGCATCTCTCCGACAAGGTGCAGTTCCTGCTCGACGCTATGGTTGGATTAATCGGCATTGCACAAAACGACATCTTCAAAATCCTCACCATCGTCTCGATCGTCGGCATTCCTCCAACCTTGATGGCGAGCATCTACGGCATGAATTTCAAGAGTATGCCCGAATACGACTGGGCTTTCGGCTATCCCTATGGTTTGGGGATGATCGCTCTCAGCGCAATTATTCCGCTGGCGTGGTTCAAATGGCGGGGTTGGTTCTAG
- a CDS encoding PRC-barrel domain-containing protein — protein MLANIRQLIAAPSMAKLGGNDEDLADEQVAAEEPQRNQGGEVQGNRGSPGARPLINIDELGPGLRVDEIVGSEVRSLDDKIVGEVRNVVIGTKDRWDYVVIASGGFFIAGKDSIVVPLRYMQVETAFSCASPVPM, from the coding sequence TTGCTCGCCAATATCCGACAACTGATTGCCGCGCCATCAATGGCGAAGCTTGGGGGGAACGACGAGGACCTTGCCGATGAACAGGTGGCCGCCGAAGAACCACAACGGAATCAAGGTGGTGAAGTTCAGGGCAATCGCGGTTCTCCAGGCGCACGTCCTCTCATCAATATCGACGAACTTGGACCCGGTCTGCGTGTCGACGAGATCGTCGGCTCCGAGGTTCGCAGTTTGGACGACAAGATCGTTGGCGAAGTTCGTAACGTTGTGATCGGAACCAAGGACCGATGGGACTACGTGGTCATTGCCTCAGGCGGCTTTTTCATCGCCGGAAAAGACAGCATCGTCGTCCCGCTTCGGTATATGCAAGTCGAAACAGCTTTTAGCTGCGCATCTCCAGTGCCGATGTGA
- a CDS encoding PAS domain S-box protein — MKEVTQANVVAFKSPELSGEDSRAFDYQDFFENGAVALHLVSADGVILHANQAELDLLGFSAEDYVGRHIAEFYPDRDVIDDILERLTRGEKITRYPARLRARNGSIKHVEITSSGHFRDGELINTRCFTVDVTDLERTRMELRQQGSTYHQILDALPVAIYTTDQHGTITYYNRAAADLAGTEPKVGKDKWCVTFKLFTPDGKELPHDECPMAIALKENRPVRNQEAIARRPDGSFFPFLPYPTPLRDEHGNLIGAVNMLLDLTDRQRAEEVRQHLSEIVESSFDAIVSKDLNAIIKSWNHGAERLFGYTADEAIGRPVTMLIPDNLQDEEPRILGRIRRGERVETYETIRQRKDGSLVPVSLTVSPMRNATGRIIGASKIARDITSARENEHRIRMLMREVNHRVKNQYSVILSMIRETNKRSETPSQFESQVRERIMALSRSHDLLVSADWKGATINELLAAQARPFPRGDVIDMSGPSLVLSPNAVQYLGIAFHELATNSAKYGVLSGDKGQIAVTWSVSGSRASRTFHLTWAETDGPMVQTIGHGGFGTVVLKRVAPAAVSGQGNLECGPHGITWSLEAPLAAVEASVANGA; from the coding sequence ATGAAGGAAGTAACGCAGGCGAACGTTGTCGCCTTCAAGAGTCCGGAACTGTCCGGTGAGGATAGTCGGGCCTTCGACTACCAGGATTTCTTCGAGAACGGGGCCGTCGCACTCCATCTGGTAAGCGCGGATGGTGTCATCCTTCACGCAAATCAGGCTGAGCTTGACCTTCTCGGGTTTAGTGCAGAAGATTATGTCGGCCGCCACATTGCCGAATTCTATCCCGATCGGGACGTGATCGACGACATTCTGGAACGGCTGACCCGTGGCGAGAAGATCACGCGATATCCGGCGCGATTGAGAGCCCGTAACGGATCGATCAAACATGTCGAAATCACGTCGAGCGGTCATTTTCGGGATGGCGAGCTGATCAACACGAGGTGCTTCACGGTCGATGTTACCGACCTGGAGCGGACACGCATGGAGTTAAGGCAGCAGGGCAGCACCTATCACCAAATTCTCGACGCCCTTCCGGTTGCCATCTATACGACCGACCAGCACGGGACGATCACCTACTACAACCGCGCCGCCGCCGACCTTGCGGGCACGGAGCCAAAAGTCGGCAAGGACAAATGGTGCGTCACGTTCAAGCTTTTCACTCCCGACGGCAAGGAATTGCCGCATGACGAGTGCCCGATGGCCATCGCGCTTAAGGAAAACCGGCCGGTCCGCAACCAGGAAGCCATAGCGCGCCGTCCGGACGGATCCTTTTTTCCGTTCCTGCCCTACCCCACACCGCTGCGGGATGAACATGGCAATCTGATTGGTGCCGTGAACATGCTGCTGGACCTGACCGACCGCCAACGTGCCGAAGAGGTCAGGCAGCATCTGTCAGAGATTGTGGAATCCTCGTTCGACGCAATTGTCAGCAAGGATCTGAATGCCATCATCAAGAGCTGGAATCACGGGGCCGAACGGCTGTTCGGCTACACCGCCGACGAAGCGATAGGCAGGCCGGTGACCATGTTGATCCCGGACAATCTCCAGGACGAGGAACCTCGCATCCTCGGACGCATTCGCCGTGGTGAGCGGGTCGAAACGTACGAAACAATACGTCAGCGCAAGGATGGCAGCCTGGTTCCGGTCTCGCTTACCGTATCGCCTATGCGTAACGCCACCGGGCGGATCATCGGCGCGTCGAAGATTGCCCGGGACATTACGTCGGCAAGGGAAAATGAGCACCGTATCCGCATGCTGATGCGCGAGGTCAACCACCGCGTGAAAAATCAGTACTCGGTCATCCTGTCGATGATCCGGGAGACCAACAAACGATCGGAGACACCAAGCCAGTTTGAATCCCAGGTGCGTGAGCGCATCATGGCGCTGTCGCGATCCCACGACCTGTTGGTATCCGCCGACTGGAAGGGAGCCACCATCAATGAACTCTTGGCGGCCCAGGCCAGGCCTTTCCCGCGGGGTGACGTCATCGACATGTCGGGACCATCGTTGGTCCTCAGTCCCAATGCGGTGCAGTATCTCGGAATCGCCTTCCACGAACTCGCCACCAACTCCGCCAAGTACGGAGTGCTCTCAGGGGATAAAGGCCAGATTGCGGTCACATGGTCCGTCTCCGGCTCCCGTGCTTCGAGGACCTTTCACCTGACGTGGGCCGAAACCGACGGGCCGATGGTTCAGACCATTGGACATGGCGGTTTCGGAACCGTGGTGCTGAAGCGGGTTGCGCCCGCAGCGGTTAGCGGGCAGGGCAATCTCGAGTGCGGCCCGCATGGCATCACCTGGAGCTTGGAAGCGCCGCTGGCTGCCGTGGAAGCCTCTGTTGCCAATGGAGCTTAG
- a CDS encoding PRC-barrel domain-containing protein — protein sequence MIGKLLATTAIATLLSSSGLWVSGAAAEDATKPATATTTAATAPAAIADGSLVTKIIGADVYDSAADNAQKIGDVKDIVLTKDGKAKYIIIGVGGFLGLGQKNVAYDFSKAEWVEKKGDRWLVAKTTKEDLQAQKDFDLKVYDTASASNSNNVAATAKNQPAAATTDKTTTAAIDKSSLTEMPMDKISTKDFIGTNVYGADDAKVGEIGDVVMTGDKKVDAVIVNVGGFLGMGEKQVAMGLEKLKFMSDKDGNRYLYTNFTKAQLEAQTAYDKGTYAQNRDKQRIIVGQ from the coding sequence ATGATCGGCAAACTTTTGGCTACCACCGCAATAGCAACCCTGCTGTCGTCGTCTGGCCTGTGGGTATCAGGGGCCGCCGCTGAAGATGCCACCAAACCTGCCACCGCTACGACCACTGCGGCGACGGCGCCGGCGGCTATTGCAGACGGCAGCCTCGTCACCAAGATCATAGGCGCCGACGTCTATGATAGCGCCGCAGACAATGCCCAGAAGATCGGCGATGTCAAAGACATCGTCCTCACCAAGGACGGCAAAGCCAAGTACATTATCATCGGCGTAGGCGGATTCTTGGGCCTAGGGCAAAAGAACGTCGCCTACGATTTCAGCAAGGCCGAGTGGGTCGAGAAGAAGGGTGATCGCTGGTTGGTCGCGAAGACCACCAAGGAAGACCTTCAAGCGCAAAAGGATTTTGACCTGAAGGTCTACGACACGGCATCGGCGTCCAACAGCAACAATGTTGCCGCTACCGCGAAAAACCAGCCGGCCGCGGCGACGACAGACAAGACGACCACCGCGGCAATCGACAAGTCTTCGCTGACCGAGATGCCGATGGATAAAATCAGCACCAAGGACTTCATCGGCACGAACGTCTATGGCGCCGACGATGCAAAAGTCGGTGAGATCGGCGACGTGGTTATGACCGGCGACAAGAAGGTCGATGCCGTCATCGTCAACGTGGGCGGTTTCCTTGGCATGGGCGAAAAACAGGTGGCCATGGGCCTGGAGAAACTGAAGTTCATGTCGGACAAGGACGGCAACCGGTATCTCTACACCAACTTCACCAAGGCTCAGCTTGAGGCGCAGACCGCCTATGACAAGGGCACCTACGCGCAGAATCGCGACAAACAGCGGATCATTGTTGGGCAGTAG
- a CDS encoding YMGG-like glycine zipper-containing protein, translating to MKKTLLILSLLIPLVACSRTEQGAAVGGLGGAAIGAAVAGDPVQGAVVGGAVGAIAGAVIGHASEAGQCRYRDRHGRVYIARCPDGY from the coding sequence ATGAAAAAGACACTGCTCATTTTGAGCCTGCTAATCCCGCTCGTAGCGTGTTCCCGTACCGAACAAGGCGCTGCCGTCGGTGGCTTGGGAGGTGCCGCGATCGGTGCCGCGGTGGCCGGCGATCCGGTACAAGGTGCTGTCGTTGGTGGTGCAGTCGGCGCGATCGCCGGTGCGGTGATCGGGCACGCCAGTGAGGCCGGCCAATGCCGATATCGCGATCGTCATGGCCGGGTTTACATTGCCCGGTGCCCGGACGGCTACTGA
- a CDS encoding outer membrane lipoprotein carrier protein LolA has protein sequence MASKVKTLLGLWFVLLSAATINVELMPALSAAPIAAQTIADHFSSVKSMSGDFVQSGPKGEKTSGRFFLKRPGKIRFNFAGQSGVSVIADGKSVVVNNKKLKTSRLYSLSKTPLKLLLDNKVDFSGSHLKSIKEDGDLITIKLGDKSAYGHSNISMMFDRKSLDLRKWSLTDEKGLTTTVTIFNVKLGVPLAEGTFTIDYAANREYNTSKSR, from the coding sequence ATGGCCTCTAAAGTCAAAACACTGCTCGGTCTCTGGTTCGTCCTTCTCAGCGCTGCCACGATCAACGTCGAACTTATGCCAGCGCTTTCGGCCGCACCAATCGCAGCGCAGACGATCGCCGATCACTTCTCATCGGTAAAATCCATGTCCGGCGACTTTGTTCAGTCGGGCCCGAAGGGAGAAAAGACCAGTGGTAGGTTTTTTCTCAAGCGCCCAGGCAAGATCCGATTCAATTTTGCCGGCCAATCAGGGGTCAGCGTAATAGCCGACGGAAAATCGGTGGTCGTCAATAATAAAAAACTTAAGACATCGCGGCTCTATTCGCTCTCGAAGACGCCGCTCAAGCTGCTACTTGACAACAAGGTCGACTTTTCGGGCAGCCACCTCAAAAGCATCAAAGAAGACGGCGATCTGATAACTATTAAGCTGGGTGACAAGTCAGCCTATGGTCATTCGAACATTTCGATGATGTTTGACAGGAAATCACTTGATTTACGAAAATGGAGCCTTACCGACGAGAAGGGACTCACCACAACGGTGACTATCTTCAACGTAAAACTGGGTGTTCCACTTGCCGAAGGAACCTTCACTATCGATTACGCGGCAAACCGCGAGTACAACACCTCCAAGTCGCGGTGA
- a CDS encoding Hsp20 family protein, whose product MRSFDYAPLYRTTVGFDRLFDMLDNSVRSDWPPYNIEKTGDHDYRITMAIAGFSPDEVELTQHGPELVVIGQKQPEESDRQILHRGMATRDFKQVFKLADYVKVAKATLDNGLLSVDLVREIPEELKPRRIGLVSSSAAAPTQQQQISQDTERQRQVA is encoded by the coding sequence ATGAGAAGCTTTGATTACGCCCCACTCTATCGCACTACGGTCGGCTTCGACCGTCTCTTCGACATGCTCGACAACAGCGTGCGCTCGGACTGGCCGCCTTACAACATCGAGAAGACCGGAGACCACGATTACCGGATAACAATGGCCATCGCCGGGTTCAGCCCCGACGAAGTTGAGTTGACCCAGCACGGGCCGGAACTGGTCGTGATCGGCCAGAAGCAGCCCGAAGAGAGCGATCGCCAGATCCTGCACCGCGGCATGGCGACCCGCGACTTCAAGCAAGTCTTCAAATTGGCGGACTATGTGAAAGTTGCGAAGGCCACGCTGGACAACGGTCTGCTTTCGGTGGACCTCGTTCGCGAGATCCCCGAGGAATTGAAGCCGCGTCGCATCGGTCTTGTTTCGTCGAGCGCCGCAGCCCCCACTCAGCAACAGCAGATCAGCCAGGATACGGAGCGACAGCGCCAAGTCGCCTAA